The following are encoded in a window of Flavobacterium sp. WC2421 genomic DNA:
- a CDS encoding class I SAM-dependent methyltransferase, translated as MKDLFGKAILDYQTNNSPEDLITETTISEEDEMSVAYLFRSYNEMPKMEQHALQLANGKILDVGCGAGSHSLYLQNERGLEVTAIDISPNAIKACSLRGIKDARMQDVMTLENEKFDTILLLMNGAGMCGKLTNIPKFLLQLKALLNPGGQILLDSSDIIYMFDDDEDGGKWIPSNNNYYGEVIFNIAYKGEKEKPFNWMYIDYNTLQNAAFANNLKSELILEGEHYDYLAKLT; from the coding sequence ATGAAAGACCTTTTTGGCAAAGCCATCCTTGATTATCAAACAAATAATTCACCTGAGGATTTAATAACAGAAACAACTATATCCGAAGAAGATGAGATGAGTGTAGCTTACTTATTCCGTTCCTATAATGAAATGCCAAAAATGGAACAACACGCACTACAACTTGCCAACGGTAAAATTCTTGACGTGGGTTGTGGAGCAGGAAGTCACAGTTTATACCTACAAAACGAACGTGGCTTAGAAGTAACTGCAATTGACATTTCACCAAATGCTATTAAAGCTTGTTCATTGCGTGGTATAAAAGACGCGCGCATGCAGGATGTTATGACCTTAGAAAATGAAAAGTTTGACACTATTTTACTACTAATGAATGGAGCTGGAATGTGTGGCAAACTTACTAATATTCCAAAATTCCTATTACAACTCAAAGCCCTTTTGAATCCTGGGGGTCAAATTCTATTAGACAGTTCGGATATCATTTACATGTTCGATGACGACGAAGATGGAGGAAAATGGATTCCATCGAATAATAACTACTATGGAGAAGTTATTTTTAACATTGCTTATAAAGGTGAAAAGGAAAAACCATTTAACTGGATGTATATTGATTATAATACATTACAAAATGCCGCTTTCGCCAATAATTTAAAGTCCGAATTAATCCTTGAAGGAGAGCATTATGATTATCTAGCAAAACTTACTTAA
- a CDS encoding YkgJ family cysteine cluster protein yields MKHILNNLPKEAKDKHIENKKYFDKLKKKTPKNLDYVMQDIHDAEFKKTDCLKCANCCKTTGPLFTSADIERVSKYLKQKPQQFIEQYLRIDEDQDYVLQSVPCTFLDTDNTCFIYDVRPKACREFPHTDRKKFQQITDLTLKNVTICPAAFNIVEEMKKKLPL; encoded by the coding sequence TTGAAACATATTTTAAACAATCTTCCTAAAGAAGCCAAAGATAAGCATATTGAAAACAAAAAGTATTTCGATAAGCTTAAAAAGAAAACGCCTAAAAACTTAGATTATGTAATGCAAGACATTCATGATGCAGAGTTCAAGAAAACGGATTGTTTAAAATGTGCTAATTGTTGCAAAACTACAGGCCCTCTTTTTACTTCGGCAGATATTGAGCGTGTGTCAAAATATCTAAAACAAAAACCACAACAGTTTATTGAGCAATATTTGCGTATTGATGAAGATCAGGATTATGTATTGCAAAGTGTTCCTTGTACTTTTTTAGATACGGATAATACTTGTTTTATCTATGATGTACGTCCTAAAGCTTGCAGAGAATTTCCGCATACAGATAGGAAGAAGTTCCAGCAGATAACGGATTTAACATTAAAGAATGTAACGATTTGTCCTGCGGCATTTAATATTGTGGAAGAAATGAAGAAGAAATTGCCTTTATAA
- a CDS encoding exo-beta-N-acetylmuramidase NamZ domain-containing protein has translation MNILQNKADNLLSIKTGADNFELYLPMLKNKKVGIVTNQSGILSNKIHLVDFLLSKNIDVQNIFAPEHGFRGTADAGQHIVDGKDSKTGLSIISLYGDNKKPKTEQLASIDIMVFDLQDVGARFYTYISSLHYIMEACAENNIPLLILDRPNPNGGIVDGPILEKEFTSFVGMHPVPLLHGMTIGEYAQMINGEKWLKNRVQCKLTVIPCLNYNHNLSYSLPVKPSPNLPNDQAVNLYASLCLFEGTNVSVGRGTVQQFQIYGSPFLPKSNFSFIPKPNIGAQNPIYNGIICYGEDLSAIAKVNQLELKWIIKAYKNTDDKSKFFNSFFTKLAGTKKLQAQIENNIPEVEIRASWKEGLLNFKEMREKYLIY, from the coding sequence ATGAATATATTACAAAATAAAGCGGACAACCTATTAAGCATTAAAACGGGTGCAGATAATTTTGAACTCTATTTGCCTATGTTAAAAAACAAAAAAGTTGGCATCGTTACCAATCAATCAGGTATTTTATCTAATAAAATTCACTTAGTAGATTTTTTACTATCCAAGAATATCGATGTGCAAAATATTTTTGCTCCAGAACATGGATTTCGAGGTACCGCTGACGCCGGTCAACATATAGTGGATGGAAAAGATTCTAAAACTGGGCTTTCAATTATCTCCCTTTACGGTGATAATAAAAAACCAAAAACGGAACAGTTAGCCAGTATCGACATTATGGTTTTTGATTTGCAAGATGTAGGTGCTCGTTTTTACACTTACATCTCTTCTTTACACTATATTATGGAAGCATGTGCAGAAAATAATATTCCACTTCTTATTCTAGACAGACCCAACCCAAATGGCGGAATAGTTGACGGGCCTATTTTAGAGAAAGAATTCACCAGTTTTGTAGGAATGCACCCTGTTCCATTATTGCATGGAATGACCATTGGTGAATATGCCCAAATGATAAATGGTGAGAAATGGTTGAAAAATAGAGTTCAATGCAAATTGACTGTTATTCCTTGTTTAAATTACAATCACAATTTATCATATAGTTTACCTGTAAAACCTTCTCCAAATCTTCCGAATGATCAAGCGGTGAATTTATATGCAAGTTTATGTCTTTTTGAAGGGACAAATGTAAGCGTAGGAAGAGGAACTGTGCAACAATTCCAAATTTATGGATCCCCATTTCTACCAAAATCTAATTTTAGTTTTATTCCAAAACCAAATATCGGAGCCCAAAATCCGATTTACAATGGTATAATATGTTATGGTGAAGATTTATCGGCTATTGCCAAAGTAAACCAACTAGAATTAAAATGGATAATTAAGGCTTATAAAAACACAGACGATAAATCAAAATTCTTTAATTCCTTTTTCACCAAATTAGCTGGAACAAAAAAACTGCAGGCACAAATAGAAAATAATATTCCTGAAGTAGAAATAAGAGCAAGCTGGAAAGAAGGATTACTAAACTTTAAAGAAATGAGAGAAAAATATTTGATTTACTAA
- a CDS encoding ABC transporter permease — protein sequence MNLEYFIAKRLITAKDYKSSISAPIIKIAISAIAIGMIMMIISVATGIGLQQKIREKISAFNGHIIISNFDSNQSEVTLVPISKKQDFYPNFTSVPGVSHIQAIASKAGIIRTETAFEGIVFKGVGPDYKWDNIKEYLVAGKLPDFSKNLNEDVVISQFLANRLHLKVGDAFNTFFMKEGQNKLPNIRRFKIIGIFNSGFQEFDATYIIGDIRHMQRINKWTADQVGAFEVFVSDFDNIKTVGDQVYQQTGSTLDTKTIIEKYSYIFEWLQLFDFNIIVILVVMIIVATINMVVALLVLILERTQMIGILKALGANNWSVRKIFLYNASYLILRGLFWGNLIGIAILLIQKYFGIIKLNPENYYVDQAPVYLNFGYIALLNLLTISVCFLVLLIPSYIITKISPVKAIRFD from the coding sequence TTGAATTTAGAATATTTTATTGCCAAAAGACTCATCACTGCTAAAGATTATAAAAGTAGTATATCTGCCCCAATTATAAAAATTGCAATTTCGGCTATCGCAATTGGTATGATTATGATGATTATTTCTGTGGCGACTGGTATTGGATTACAACAAAAAATTCGAGAAAAGATATCAGCCTTCAATGGTCACATTATTATTTCAAATTTTGATAGCAATCAGTCGGAGGTTACTTTAGTCCCCATTTCTAAAAAGCAAGATTTTTATCCAAATTTCACTTCAGTTCCAGGAGTGAGTCATATTCAAGCTATCGCTAGTAAAGCAGGAATTATTAGAACAGAAACCGCTTTTGAAGGAATTGTATTCAAAGGGGTAGGTCCGGATTATAAATGGGACAACATAAAGGAGTACCTCGTTGCGGGTAAACTGCCTGATTTTTCTAAGAACCTGAATGAGGATGTTGTTATTTCTCAATTTCTGGCTAATAGACTTCATTTAAAAGTAGGGGATGCTTTTAATACGTTCTTCATGAAAGAAGGTCAGAATAAACTACCCAATATTCGTCGATTTAAAATTATAGGAATTTTTAACTCTGGTTTTCAGGAATTCGATGCGACCTATATAATAGGTGATATTCGCCACATGCAACGCATTAATAAGTGGACTGCGGATCAAGTGGGTGCATTTGAGGTCTTTGTTTCTGACTTTGATAATATAAAAACAGTAGGAGATCAAGTGTATCAACAAACAGGCTCCACTCTTGACACCAAAACAATAATTGAAAAGTACAGCTATATATTTGAATGGTTGCAATTATTTGATTTCAATATCATCGTTATATTAGTAGTCATGATAATTGTAGCAACTATTAATATGGTTGTAGCACTTTTGGTTCTAATTCTTGAACGCACGCAAATGATCGGAATCTTAAAAGCACTTGGGGCTAATAATTGGTCGGTTCGCAAAATATTCCTATATAATGCTTCTTATCTTATTCTACGTGGATTGTTTTGGGGGAACTTAATTGGAATCGCAATTTTATTGATTCAGAAGTATTTTGGGATAATCAAACTTAATCCAGAGAATTATTATGTAGACCAAGCTCCTGTTTACCTTAATTTTGGGTACATAGCATTACTAAACCTACTCACAATTAGTGTTTGTTTCTTGGTATTATTAATTCCTTCCTATATAATAACCAAAATCTCTCCTGTAAAAGCCATTCGTTTCGATTAA
- a CDS encoding gliding motility-associated C-terminal domain-containing protein, whose product MKNKLLLFLLFLTFSGNQILAKKPNENLFGTNLTIAFYKNLSFTDTIKKSKKSLKSARLNAFLAPPSVIAGSSCGDGVSFVQVNVYANGSSTDEQIEWYASQNATTPLYTGFVYSPSIKTTRTFYVQSKSKSTNDVSIRVPVVASVYLSPASVSISVSPSNSPTNLLCPNTPVTFTANGGGDLFEFSVEGVIVQAMSASRTYTTSSLMNGQTVSVRSRYAKNIDGSMTESAWGTGPIEDNVLTAPLSVSATKAYVNSLKISPEENNLVVGLAGKVDKNSSLLLFLDSKSGGFNMSNYGDVLTGATVKGFNYFNNNPSTFDSYFQADYCLIISTDATESNYFADIVELKSGESVRTSLGSATPSTPGSFFGVNKNNTGATDYNLGFEVEILKSLIGYTSGDIKFFGFTMKDTDETSYSVTNSFLSPEISSNLDYGNLGIDYNLRDPNPVVFSSAGLIPCYSNDFYTINLFEPPVTSSLVQPTCSNPLGTITIGSQNGAEYSIDGTTYQASNTFSGLNPNSYTLYIRKASDGSCSISSISPVVINPAPPVPLVPTAANVVQPTCASPSGTIVITAQFGAEYSLDGIIFRNTNSFSGLPENSYTLYVRNMDDTTCMTMSATTTIINAVPLPPVVPTTASVVQPTCGTPSGTITITSQSGVEYSLDGTTYQASNLFSGLAANDYTLYVRNSGDATCVTMSASTTTIDEAPLPPVTPATASITQPTCAIPSGTITITAQAGIEYSLDGISYQGSNSFSGLAPNDYTLYVRNTGDTSCITPSPSVITINAIPTPPVEPTLASVTQPTCGTPSGTIVITTQTGVEYSLDGSTYQVSNSFPGLTPNNYTLYVRNTGDTTCMTMSSSTTTVNAVPLPPVVPATASVVQPTCATPSGTITITSQSGVEYSLDGTTYQASNSFSGLAPNDYTLYVRNIADITCVTMSATKTTINVAPLPPVVPVTASITQPTCAIPSGTISITAQGGIEYSLDGVTYQGSNLFSGLAPNNYTLFVRNTGDTSCITMAQSAITINAIPTPPVVPSTSSVVQPTCGTPTGTIVISAQTGVEYSLDGSTYQASNSFPGLTPNNYTLYVRNTGDTTCMTMSSSTTTVNAVPMPPVVPTTASVVQPTCATPSGTITITSQSGVEYSLEGTTYQSSNSFSGLAPNSYTLYVRNLSDITCVTMSASTTTINATPLPPVVPATASITQPTCAIPSGTISITAQAGIEYSLDGVTYQGSNTFSGLAPNNYTLFVRNTGDTSCITMFPSAITINAIPTPPVVPTTSSVIQPTCGTPSGTIAITTQTGVEYSLDGITFQTSNSFSSLAPNNYTLYVRNIGDTTCMNMSSSTTTVNAIPLPPVIPTSASVVQPTCSTPSGTITITSQSGVEYSLDGVIYQGSNSFSGLATNSYTLYVRNITDITCVTLSSTNVIINPIQVIVVPTTASVIQPTCAVPSGTISITTQTGAEYSLDGITYQVSNSFSGLIPNDYTLYVRSVSDNSCANVSSTPTTINPVPTPPIIPTLASVVQPICEVPSGSIVIATQTGVEYSLNGVTFQASNSFSGLVPNDYTLYVRNIADNTCSVQSILKVTIDPLPPLPLVPTVEGIIQPTCLVPTGTIRITAQDDVQYSIGNGYQDSPIFVNLLPGTYPISVRFTSSVFCINTGTVQTINPVPPQIQFEVIGNCDDKDYVLTASPLASSYNPNEVNYQWKDNTGLAVGTNSNILNVSSLIASTSSDVAFPLTYTLTITSVPNGCETTNSVLIETIYCNIQKGISPDGNGSNDNFDLRLLGVKKLEIFDRYGIKVYNQSNYTNQWKGQSDKGNELPSATYYYVIEFNNGKTKTGWIYLIREKQ is encoded by the coding sequence ATGAAAAATAAATTACTTTTATTTTTACTGTTTTTGACATTTTCAGGAAATCAGATTCTTGCAAAAAAGCCCAATGAAAATCTATTTGGGACTAATCTTACTATAGCATTTTATAAAAATCTTAGTTTTACGGATACAATTAAAAAGAGTAAAAAATCTTTAAAATCGGCAAGACTTAATGCTTTCTTAGCACCTCCTTCAGTAATTGCGGGAAGTTCTTGCGGTGATGGTGTAAGTTTTGTCCAAGTTAATGTATACGCAAATGGTTCTAGTACAGATGAACAAATTGAGTGGTATGCAAGTCAAAATGCTACTACTCCTTTATATACTGGCTTTGTTTATAGTCCCAGTATTAAAACTACTAGAACCTTTTATGTACAAAGTAAATCTAAATCGACAAATGATGTAAGTATTAGGGTTCCTGTTGTCGCATCAGTATATTTATCTCCAGCTTCTGTTAGTATTTCTGTTTCTCCTAGTAATAGCCCTACAAACTTATTATGTCCTAACACACCTGTAACTTTTACAGCGAATGGGGGCGGGGATTTGTTTGAATTTTCGGTAGAAGGAGTTATTGTACAAGCTATGTCAGCTAGCAGAACTTATACAACAAGTTCACTTATGAACGGACAAACAGTAAGTGTTCGTTCAAGATATGCAAAGAACATAGATGGGTCAATGACTGAGTCTGCTTGGGGAACTGGTCCAATTGAAGATAATGTATTAACAGCACCTTTATCTGTAAGTGCTACTAAAGCATATGTAAATTCATTGAAAATTAGTCCAGAAGAAAATAACTTAGTAGTTGGTCTTGCAGGTAAAGTGGATAAAAACAGTAGTCTTTTGTTATTTTTAGATTCGAAATCAGGTGGTTTTAATATGTCTAATTATGGTGACGTTCTAACTGGTGCCACTGTTAAGGGTTTTAATTATTTTAATAATAATCCTAGTACATTTGATTCTTACTTTCAAGCTGATTATTGTTTAATTATTTCAACTGATGCAACAGAGTCAAATTATTTTGCTGATATTGTTGAATTAAAATCAGGAGAATCTGTTAGAACATCGCTTGGGAGCGCTACCCCAAGTACACCTGGCTCTTTTTTTGGGGTTAATAAAAATAATACTGGAGCTACTGATTATAATTTAGGTTTCGAGGTAGAAATTTTAAAATCATTAATTGGTTACACTTCTGGTGATATTAAATTTTTTGGTTTTACAATGAAAGATACGGATGAGACAAGTTATAGTGTAACTAACTCTTTTTTAAGTCCTGAAATTTCGAGTAATTTAGATTATGGTAATTTAGGAATAGATTATAATCTAAGAGATCCTAATCCAGTTGTTTTTTCATCAGCAGGATTAATACCATGTTATAGTAATGATTTTTATACAATAAATTTATTTGAACCACCAGTAACTTCAAGTTTAGTGCAGCCTACCTGTTCTAATCCATTGGGAACAATAACTATAGGAAGTCAAAATGGTGCTGAATATAGTATTGACGGAACTACTTATCAAGCTTCTAATACTTTTTCGGGTTTAAACCCAAATAGTTATACATTATATATTAGAAAGGCATCTGACGGTTCTTGCAGTATTAGTTCAATATCTCCTGTTGTAATTAACCCTGCACCTCCTGTCCCTTTAGTTCCTACAGCAGCAAATGTAGTTCAACCAACCTGTGCATCTCCATCTGGGACAATTGTTATAACGGCTCAATTCGGTGCTGAGTATAGTTTAGATGGTATTATTTTTAGAAATACAAATTCATTTTCAGGCTTACCAGAAAATAGCTATACATTGTATGTTCGAAATATGGATGATACAACTTGTATGACAATGTCTGCAACAACAACAATAATAAATGCAGTACCATTGCCACCTGTTGTTCCTACAACTGCCAGTGTTGTTCAGCCTACATGTGGGACACCATCAGGAACTATAACAATAACTTCCCAATCAGGAGTAGAATATAGTTTGGATGGAACTACTTATCAAGCATCTAATTTATTTTCAGGCTTAGCAGCTAATGACTATACATTATATGTTAGGAATTCTGGAGATGCCACTTGTGTAACCATGTCCGCTTCTACAACTACTATTGATGAAGCACCATTACCTCCTGTTACTCCTGCTACGGCTAGTATAACTCAACCAACATGTGCGATACCATCAGGAACTATAACAATAACTGCACAAGCAGGAATCGAATATAGCTTGGATGGAATAAGTTATCAAGGTTCGAATTCTTTCTCAGGTTTAGCGCCAAATGATTATACATTATATGTAAGAAATACGGGAGATACAAGTTGTATTACTCCGTCACCATCAGTAATAACAATAAACGCTATACCAACTCCACCAGTTGAACCTACATTAGCTAGTGTAACTCAACCTACATGTGGAACGCCTTCAGGAACTATTGTAATAACAACACAAACAGGAGTAGAGTATAGTTTAGATGGAAGTACTTATCAAGTATCAAATTCCTTTCCAGGCTTAACACCAAATAATTATACATTGTATGTTAGAAATACAGGTGATACAACTTGTATGACTATGTCTTCTTCTACAACAACAGTGAATGCAGTACCATTGCCGCCAGTTGTTCCTGCAACTGCCAGTGTTGTTCAGCCTACATGTGCCACACCATCAGGAACTATAACAATAACTTCCCAATCAGGAGTAGAATATAGTTTGGACGGAACTACTTATCAAGCATCTAATTCATTTTCAGGTCTAGCACCAAATGATTATACATTATATGTTAGAAATATAGCGGATATTACTTGTGTGACAATGTCAGCAACTAAAACAACAATAAATGTGGCTCCATTACCACCAGTTGTTCCAGTAACAGCGAGTATAACCCAACCAACATGTGCGATACCTTCAGGAACAATTTCAATAACGGCGCAAGGAGGAATTGAATATAGTTTGGATGGAGTGACTTACCAAGGATCAAATTTATTTTCAGGTTTAGCACCAAATAATTATACATTGTTTGTTAGAAATACAGGCGATACGAGTTGTATTACTATGGCTCAATCAGCAATAACTATAAATGCGATACCAACTCCACCAGTAGTGCCTTCTACTTCTAGTGTAGTTCAGCCAACCTGCGGAACTCCTACCGGGACAATTGTTATATCAGCACAAACTGGAGTTGAATATAGTTTAGACGGAAGTACTTATCAAGCATCAAATTCCTTTCCAGGCTTAACACCAAATAATTATACATTGTATGTTAGAAATACAGGTGATACAACTTGTATGACTATGTCTTCTTCTACAACAACAGTAAATGCTGTGCCAATGCCGCCAGTTGTTCCTACAACTGCCAGTGTTGTTCAGCCTACATGTGCCACTCCATCAGGAACTATAACAATAACTTCCCAATCAGGAGTAGAATATAGTTTAGAAGGAACAACTTATCAGTCGTCGAATTCATTCTCTGGACTTGCACCGAATAGTTACACATTATACGTTAGAAATTTATCAGATATTACTTGTGTGACAATGTCAGCGTCTACAACAACAATAAATGCGACTCCATTACCACCAGTTGTACCAGCAACAGCGAGTATAACCCAACCAACATGTGCGATACCTTCAGGAACAATTTCAATAACGGCACAAGCAGGAATTGAATATAGTTTGGATGGAGTGACTTACCAAGGATCAAATACATTTTCAGGTTTAGCACCAAATAATTATACATTGTTTGTTAGAAATACAGGCGATACGAGTTGTATTACTATGTTTCCATCAGCAATAACTATAAATGCGATACCAACTCCGCCAGTAGTACCAACTACTTCTAGTGTAATTCAACCCACATGTGGAACACCTTCAGGTACTATTGCAATAACTACACAAACAGGGGTTGAATACAGTTTAGATGGTATTACTTTTCAAACATCAAATTCATTTTCAAGCTTAGCGCCTAATAATTATACATTATATGTTAGAAATATAGGAGACACAACTTGTATGAATATGTCTTCTTCTACAACAACAGTGAATGCTATACCATTGCCCCCAGTTATTCCTACATCAGCAAGTGTTGTTCAGCCTACATGTTCAACACCATCAGGAACCATAACAATAACTTCGCAATCAGGAGTTGAATATAGCCTAGATGGGGTTATTTATCAAGGATCAAATTCGTTTTCAGGCTTAGCGACAAATAGTTATACACTATATGTTAGGAATATAACTGATATTACTTGTGTAACGCTGTCTTCTACAAATGTAATTATTAACCCAATACAGGTTATTGTCGTTCCAACCACTGCTAGTGTAATTCAACCAACGTGTGCAGTACCTTCTGGGACTATTTCTATTACTACACAAACTGGAGCAGAATATAGTTTAGATGGAATAACATATCAGGTTTCAAATTCCTTTTCGGGATTAATTCCAAACGACTATACATTATATGTAAGAAGTGTATCTGATAATAGTTGTGCAAATGTTTCATCAACACCAACAACAATTAATCCAGTACCTACACCTCCTATAATTCCAACATTGGCAAGTGTAGTTCAGCCAATTTGTGAAGTTCCATCTGGAAGTATTGTAATTGCAACGCAAACAGGTGTAGAATATAGTTTAAATGGGGTGACTTTCCAGGCTTCAAATTCTTTTTCAGGGTTGGTGCCAAATGATTACACCTTATATGTAAGAAATATTGCTGATAACACTTGCTCTGTTCAGAGTATTTTAAAAGTTACGATTGATCCACTTCCTCCTTTACCTTTGGTGCCAACTGTAGAAGGGATTATTCAGCCAACTTGTTTAGTTCCAACGGGAACAATTAGAATTACTGCACAAGATGATGTACAATACAGTATAGGTAATGGTTATCAAGACAGTCCTATATTTGTAAATTTATTACCTGGTACTTATCCAATAAGTGTAAGATTTACAAGTAGTGTTTTTTGCATAAACACAGGAACAGTGCAAACTATTAATCCAGTTCCCCCACAAATTCAATTTGAAGTTATAGGTAATTGCGATGATAAAGATTATGTTTTGACAGCAAGTCCTCTTGCTAGTTCTTATAATCCTAATGAGGTTAATTATCAATGGAAAGACAATACAGGATTAGCAGTGGGAACAAATTCTAATATATTAAATGTTTCGAGTTTAATAGCATCTACTTCAAGTGATGTAGCCTTTCCACTGACTTATACTTTGACAATTACATCAGTTCCTAACGGTTGTGAAACTACTAATAGTGTATTAATTGAAACTATTTATTGTAATATACAAAAAGGAATTTCACCTGATGGAAATGGATCTAATGACAATTTTGATTTGAGATTATTAGGTGTTAAAAAGCTCGAAATATTTGATAGATATGGAATCAAAGTATATAACCAATCTAACTATACTAATCAATGGAAAGGTCAGTCGGATAAAGGGAATGAGCTTCCAAGTGCTACATATTATTACGTTATTGAGTTTAATAATGGTAAGACAAAAACAGGTTGGATTTATCTAATCAGAGAAAAACAATAA
- a CDS encoding type IX secretion system membrane protein PorP/SprF encodes MNKIFLTSLLVLFACIDISAQQNPHYTQYMYNMNVINPAYAGSKESISFGALYRKQWVNIEDAPTSFTFSGHAPAGNNVGLGLSFISDKIGPVTEQNVYGDFSYTLKLNDTHRLAFGLKTGVSFHKVALRDIQSSLPDPSEGIFGEDINDASLNLGAGLFYYTDKYYVSFSIPNMMKSAHLDYNGREYGSDVSHYFLTAGYVFDINYDLKFKPSFMLKSAFDVKPSLDLSANFLYMEKIELGASYRLEDSFGAMVNFAITPELRIGYAYDHIISDLKVTAPSSHEFIILYDLFTPKKVSRSPRFF; translated from the coding sequence ATGAATAAAATATTTTTAACTTCTCTTTTGGTTCTTTTTGCCTGTATTGATATATCGGCACAGCAAAATCCACATTATACTCAATATATGTATAATATGAATGTTATTAATCCTGCATATGCAGGTTCGAAAGAAAGTATTTCTTTTGGTGCTTTATATAGAAAGCAATGGGTAAATATAGAGGATGCACCTACTTCTTTTACTTTTTCAGGGCATGCTCCTGCAGGTAATAATGTAGGTTTAGGTCTGTCTTTTATTTCAGATAAAATAGGCCCTGTTACTGAACAAAATGTGTATGGAGATTTCTCTTATACTTTAAAATTAAATGACACTCATAGATTGGCTTTTGGTTTAAAAACAGGTGTTTCTTTTCATAAAGTGGCGCTTAGAGATATTCAATCTTCTCTACCTGACCCATCTGAAGGTATTTTTGGGGAAGACATAAATGACGCTTCATTAAATTTAGGGGCTGGTCTTTTTTACTACACGGATAAATACTACGTTTCCTTTTCAATTCCTAATATGATGAAGTCAGCACATTTAGATTATAATGGGCGTGAGTACGGTTCTGATGTTTCTCATTATTTCTTAACAGCGGGATATGTGTTTGATATTAATTATGATTTGAAATTTAAGCCTTCTTTTATGTTGAAATCAGCATTTGATGTAAAACCTTCATTAGATCTTTCTGCAAATTTTTTATATATGGAGAAAATAGAGTTAGGAGCGAGCTATAGACTAGAAGATAGCTTTGGTGCTATGGTTAATTTTGCTATCACACCTGAGCTAAGAATAGGATATGCTTATGACCATATAATTTCTGATTTAAAGGTGACTGCACCTTCTTCTCATGAATTTATAATTTTATATGATTTATTTACGCCAAAAAAGGTTTCACGTTCACCTAGATTTTTCTAA